A DNA window from Hordeum vulgare subsp. vulgare chromosome 1H, MorexV3_pseudomolecules_assembly, whole genome shotgun sequence contains the following coding sequences:
- the LOC123450093 gene encoding trihelix transcription factor ASIL2-like encodes MELREMAAAAAAAASAGGGGGTGGGGGGRLPPPNPNLPYREDCWSEGETAALVGAWGSRYVDLNRGNLRQKQWQEVAGAVNSRRGAAARRRPPRTDVQCKNRVDTLKKKYKAERARGGPSAWNFYGELDRLVGPTLAAAAATKKHPSSGTPAPHFALPLHPSAARRHPSPSSSPSPPPPMALPLPNYRRGAPLPAAAFIQQAAAAAAAVSDSDYSGDLGDNNNSNYSRRSPSRSVSSHSGGSNKRRRRSESGSGGDGGVGELARAIEAFAEMYERIESAKQKQSLEMERERIDFMKQLEVKRMENFVDAHVKLARMKHANKNGGSASNGTVGVELASSMAALPFLSNPAFL; translated from the coding sequence ATGGAGCTGAGGGAGATGGCCGCCGCGGCGGCCGCCGCTGcgtcggcgggaggaggaggaggaaccgGCGGTGGGGGCGGCGGCAGGCTGCCGCCGCCCAACCCCAACCTGCCCTACCGCGAGGACTGCTGGAGCGAGGGCGAGACGGCGGCCCTCGTCGGCGCCTGGGGCAGCCGCTACGTCGACCTCAACCGGGGCAACCTGCGCCAGAAGCAGTGGCAGGAGGTCGCCGGCGCCGTCAACTCGCGCCGCGGggccgccgcgcgccgccgcccgccgcgcACCGACGTCCAGTGCAAGAACCGCGTCGACACGCtcaagaagaagtacaaggcCGAGCGCGCCCGCGGCGGGCCATCCGCCTGGAACTTCTACGGCGAGCTCGACCGCCTCGTCGGCcccaccctcgccgccgccgccgccaccaagaAGCACCCCTCCTCCGGCACGCCGGCCCCTCACTTCGCCCTGCCCCTCCACCCTTCCGCCGCCAGGAGGCACCCGTCCCCCTCGTCTTCGCCGTCCCCGCCTCCGCCCATGGCTCTGCCGCTGCCCAACTACCGCCGCGGCGCGCCGCTCCCTGCCGCCGCGTTTATCCAGcaggccgccgctgccgccgccgcggTTTCTGATTCAGATTACTCCGGTGATCtcggtgacaacaacaacagcaactactCGAGGCGGTCACCGTCCCGCTCAGTTTCATCGcactctggtggtagcaacaagcGCCGCCGCCGCAGCGAAAGCGgcagtggtggtgatggtggtgtcggTGAGCTGGCGAGGGCGATCGAGGCTTTTGCAGAGATGTATGAGCGCATCGAGAGTGCCAAGCAGAAGCAGTCCCTGGAGATGGAGCGAGAGCGGATCGACTTCATGAAGCAGCTGGAGGTGAAGCGCATGGAGAATTTCGTTGATGCACATGTGAAGCTCGCAAGAATGAAGCATGCCAATAAGAATGGAGGGTCTGCATCCAATGGTACCGTCGGAGTGGAGTTGGCTTCCTCCATGGCTGCGCTGCCTTTCCTTTCCAACCCTGCATTCCTTTGA